Genomic segment of Gigantopelta aegis isolate Gae_Host unplaced genomic scaffold, Gae_host_genome ctg2374_pilon_pilon:::fragment_1, whole genome shotgun sequence:
aattaccaaatgttagacatccaacagcagaaggaaggaaggataggatgttttatttaacgacgcactcaacacattttatttacggttgtatggggtcagatgattattaaatcaatatgctttacctttgatgtcgttaacccccaactttaccctttcgaaacgaaataatatttattttaattcgtcgattttaacacgtaaaattaagaagtgaaaacgttcatggtctactttagtatattttatttttaaaatatatacatgattaatgtgttactagtatacaaactaaactttgaaagttctactaacacattaaaatatcaattctgaaataggaaggtacgactgtcgataatacgttgtcaagatcaaaccggtttaaCCGAACGTTCTCAACGTCCCAAcgtcctcaaccgaacgttcttcgtacagctcAAGATTAatcttttaaatttttgagacgaaccctacaatttgaaatcggcaaacgcacgtgttaactgaaactgacaacaggctgtcgtttgtgctttgccgagctatggcggtacaggcgacgaatcaagcgtatacgtttgacgatattcgttcatagcgaacacacacgacttttttaaaagtgcatttgagcttgtatttcacatttgtacatgatgttatatggtaaccagagaatgtaactttaaacgAGGAGCTGGACGACTTTTGTTTGTATTAAGGGGGTTACAAAATGCAACAAGATCTGCCCAGCATAAAGTGCAGTACGGTACTCAAAAGAAAACtaacatacacacattttaatataacagcatgcaataaataaatagagaaaAGAGCAAATAAATGAGCCAGcactgtttgtttattttgtcaaaACTAGTTCAAATATTcattcaaatgtgggttttttgtttgtttagcgacaccactagagcacattgattattcaatcatcagctattggaaatcaaacatttgctaattctgacccgtagtcatcagaggaaacccgctacatctttcctagtgcagcaaaggatcttttatatgcaccatccaacagaaaggatagcacataccacggcctttgcactggctggaatgaaaaataacccaatgggcccaccgatgggaatcaatcccagaccgaccgtgcatcaagtgagcgctgtaccactgatctacatctcACCCGGTCATGTTTATTGATGTATAGTCATCACTGTATCACTATAAACAACTTTTCTGCACACACTGGCATGATGGTCAGTAAAATATAGCCAATACAGCATATCAAATGTAACGTTTTTGATGGTCAAAAGTATATGTGATCCATAGCAAACTTTGAAGGGCATGTAAACATACCTTCAAATACATGCATGCccataaaaaaaactacaacctACCAgtaatcattttatttaaaattacaatctAATAGggaattttatttactgttaacagaaaatgtttacccccccccccaaaaaaaaaaaaccccactcaaAAGGCCATACAAGATGATATACAGGTAACCACGTGATgacacattttaacatgtcaataTGGTGCATACCATGTCTACAGTGAATggtataataaaaagaaaacaatgaagGCCAAACAACCTGAATACCACCACAAGTCAGCCAGAAAACATGATTCACCTTTAAcatttccattattagcaaaatATGGCATGACATACATATAGAATATAAGTTCTGCTTTTGCTGATTTAATGCTAGTTCTCTCAATATGGACACGCTAAAGATTTAATATTCTTGCCCTGACCCAGTGATATGTAGGAtcgattatttatttataataaaatatcacaatGTGAATGTACACAAAGATAATCAAGTAGTAAAATTGCTACTCTGATAATGGATCTTTAAGCGTAATGAAAACATATCATCAGAAATTGTTCACAAGCTTAAAGTTGTAATTGCACAAACACGTGACTtgagaaaattaatttttgatttAAAGGTAAATATTCACACATGATATAAACACATGATAAACTACAAACAGCTTTTGTTGACTAATTGTCCTCCTGTCTTCATACAATTAATCAAGAATAAGTGGCAACTGCACATAAATAGTTaatgtttgttctgtttaatgacaccactagagcattgatttattaatcatcggctatcgaatgtcaaacatttagtaattctgacatagtcttagagagaaaatcacccaatggtcccaccgacggggatcgattctagaacaagtgctttaccaatgggctatgtcctgccccacacATAAACAGAGAAATAATCAagtgtttcctctcaatattgcAGAATGTTCAAATACTTTCAATTCTACAGAACAAATCATAACCATCATACCTTATAAATATACTGTTTTTCTTCACATCAAATGACAGATGCCAAGTAAGATCATAAAACTTTACAGTTTAGACCCAAggttaataatgaatgaatgaataaatgtttaacaaacgCCCCAGCACAAGGTTAATAATGTCTCACAGTACGTACTATCTAGCATATATTTAAATGTCTGTTGACGTTGCTagactcaatctaattaaaattagttccactggttaattacgattacctgtggatctaacagcacccaattggagctcatgtccagttgacctttcattcgaccactCAAAAtgttacttgcaaaatcatgccagtgatttgaaaagaatttgaaaacatttggaatTACGCAGAGgttatacgaaatgattcgggtgaattacgaagtatgccggaaactaatttcaataaaaatttttatataaaatttgtttcaagatggAAAAAACCCTGTAAttgtatagccataaaatctttttataccagtatacaatccagagtttattactgcacttttctccccgttttttaatgttgaaatagacccaAGAAGTTtgtctattgcataaatagtctcgcccaatatttttagaatttgtatgctccctaataacgctataaaaggcgaagtgtaattggtcgatatttaaattgtaatttaaaggataaaatgtcacctggacatgggagtccacacaatgctgttagatctactggtagatcaGTAGAGCTATGTTTAATCAGATTGTGCTAGACacaatttgaatttttaaaacatcttcTCTATAAACTACAGGTACATGCATTAGCATATAAGAAAGGGGTGCAgggggcacccccccccccccccccccccccccccttcgtgCTGGAGCAAAagctcaaatttgggcaaaaattgtTGAGATATTAGGGGAAAATGTACTAACCTGAGACTTTTTTACAATGtgttttcatcattctaccctcaaactAGGTGACAAAAAATTGCCTACTAATTTCTTCCTTGACATGTTtataaagatataaatacatgattcAATACAGCATAATTCAAGATATGGCActgataaaaaagaagaaggaatgtgtgttaaaaaacatttcaaaacattgttttgtcaggaataaaatttaaaaaggtgGAATGTTGTCAGTGCACAGAATTTAGGGAACAGCTGTATAACTATCAATGTACTGAAATACTACAGACTGATTTGATGAAGATGggaatagcaaaaaaaaaaattgacattaggggatcacacaaacgtcttttttttgttttgcgtatatcttgaaatctttattaaaataataatattaaaactttgatcggttcagcaaaactgGAACTGTCAGTGAATATCAGACcgataacatcttcggttcaattaaaagacgagtctgcttgtatttcgtatacactttttgtaatcaaaataaggagtatgtctttccacaaagtatatcaacacacaacaacatggtAACCACCAAGCTCTCCCCCcaaccattttttttctttcttgaagggtgtggtgctgcacggccgccctcctttaattttcacccagggAGAACACTGACAGTAATGTATACTACTTGACATATGCTAGGGATATACTAAATATATGTCATGACAAACAATTagcacacattttaaatatgttcaaCATGTGATAAATGAGCCTATAGATATAGTTTGGATGTTCCATACATGTGTACATCACCATAATGTATGAaagattgttttctttaacaccaccactacagcacattaatttataaatcattggctaatggatgtcgaacattttgtaattcagaGTGGAAACCagcaacattttcccattagtagcaaggggtattttatatgcactgtcccacagacagtaaagcACATGTACCATgaccgttgaccagttgtggtgcactggttggaacaagaaaaaactccATCAGTTGATGCacgcatctcaagcgagcactcaaccgacggaGCTAAATCCCAGACCCCATAATGCATGACTACAATTAGATTTGTCATCCATCGAACACAATAAATGCAGGTACTTTACATAGCATATGTTTTCTCAAATATCCCTAGCACAAGCggattaatatacatgtatatacaaatgtatattacaAGATCTATTTCTTATGAGTTTATTTCTGCAGTGTCAGGGCTACCTCTGtcacttgccaaattcaccaatttcgaatttcaaaaaacaattcctaaattttgttttcatttggcgaaataattgcatacaataactgatattttgttacaaaataaccaGGTTTCTGCAGTTTTTCAAGTTGTATAGatagtttggcgaaataattgcatacaataactgatattttgttacaaaataaccaggtttctgcagtttttgaagttgtatagataatttggcgaaattttctgctgacccagagctagccccgaGTGTTACAATTATTCATCATAATAGTCCACATGGTCGCCATTCTTGAACTTGTTTCCTTTGAGAATCTCAATCAGCTTCAAAACACTGGTGTCGCAGGACAGAGCCTTGGCAGCtaaatctgaaaaacaaatttaattcaaACAGAAAGTAGGAAGccattatttaacgacacacccaacatattttaattacgctTATATGGCATGACATGTGGTAAAGgcacacacagataatgagagaaggaaggaaatgttttatttaacgatgcactcaacacattttattttatggttatatggtgttggacatatggttaaggaccacacagatactgagagaggaaacctgctgtcgccacttcatgagctactctttttgattagcagcaagggatcttttatacgcaccatcccacagacaggataacatataccacggcctttgatataccagtcgtcatgCACTAGctgagtgagaaatagcccaataggcccaccattgggaatcgatcccataccaaccgcacatcaagcgatcgtttaccactgggctacgtctcaccccagataatgagagaggacaCATTGCCAACTCtttccactagcagcaaggaatattttatatacaaagtgactacaacatttagtagttGGCAAATCAGGAGcataggctgggggggggggggggggggggatttcggAATACCCCTCCCCTCCACAGAGGCTAAACTatttttacagtgcaatattaggtCATTTGGATAGGTGTTCAGGGAAAATGTAGACATACGGGTCTGATAAGTTCATATTCGACCCAAACCCAccaggatatgttttatttaacaacggactcaacacattttatttatggttatatgggtcagacattatggttaaggaccattgAGAGAGAGAACCTGCtatcgccatttcatgggctactcttttcgatcagcatccaggattttttatacacaccatcccaTTAAAAATTGCAGTGGGAGACAAGTTCTTAAAGGAATACTCAAGCAAGgcgtatgcatattcaacgacatataatgcacattattgctaaTATCAACAagcatattataatatttaattaataaaacggttaaacgTGACGGCagttatatataacgggtgcagccatttcattctattccagtgaatacgccatctggcgagctggtggttacgtaatacttagcACATAACGTCAGgagtcttagaactagagaaatgAATCTACATAAGTTTTTGCAGGATGATAAAATAGgtatgcattgcaatgttctgtaataatatacatcccaaTAAGTCAGCAATAAGCATATATtagttttcaatacaaaataaaccaccatgttttgtccatgcattaacctacgtactgaaatgatacatgaagtgttttcttagttaattggtctattctgTTAGTTGCCTTTACCAATGATTCCTGAATGGCAGGTGTGTAATAttaatggtaatggacatggtttattactgtaaatagttttgTAAAACAACCCCATTTcattccgttaatgcaacttgaaaatatatttagttaaatagtttattatattatcacgtcatttatggtgttttacaagtcaggttgatcaaagagaagcaccttgttgaaaattactgcttttgtttacactatgcatacaggagttggtcaggagctgacgtcacttcgccccttGCTAGCTGTACTGGACCcctcgaaaagaaaagaaaatggttgCCCACAGTTAGCAGCAACAATCAGAGTTTTATTATGgcaactctaaaattacgcattttcatttgttaaactgtcaCTAGTGTCAGGCTATGTTGGTGGTCtgtgtatgcatctttccaacacacagggctcatgtttgagtttactctccctttaaattCGAGCTCTATATGTGAATtgacaacaatatttgttttaccaagatagctattttaaaacaaacagcaCTGTCCAATATACTGATGTCACATACCTTTAAACACTTTAAGTACTTGTGGATCTTTTGATTCGGTGCACGCTGTTTTAGTCAGCATGTCAGTACGTAGTGGACCTGGGGCGTAGTTCAGGACTCGTATAGCGGGGTACTCCGATGCCACATGTTTGAAGTACATGTCACGTGCTGCCTTGGCTGAATAGAAAACAGATAATAATTAGATGAATGTCAGCATATTGCTAAATAACTGTACCTGGGTTTGGTGAGTATGGTACCCAGGGGTGGATGCAGGATTTTGTAAGGTTAGGGGGAAGAGGGTCTCAAAATTCTAACGAGGACAATTTTgagtctgtctgtgtgtgcgtatgtgtgtgtgtttcgggGACATGCTCcccagaatttaaaaaaaataaaacatgctcAGAGACACCTATATTGTGGATGCCTATTACCCACTCCATAGTCGTACAGGCTCTCATTTTTATAGGgaggcaggctggcttttgcccgaagtaaacaaaaatgcctgaatctgcataacatttattcatattagcattactaccaaacagctatataggattgcaaaAGAATctgtatgcatttttacatggattataactaattttgagggtagaatgatggaaatacatggtaaaattttctcaggttagcacattttgctcaAATACTAtaagttttgcccgaatttgaggttttgctcctgCTCCATATTGTACGTTTATGACCCCCTCTGATTCTGCCAACGGTaccaggtaaaaaaaaaaaaagccccaaCTGTACTTAATCTGCAACTGACATTACCCCTATAATTGCTAGATAGACATAAacctttaaaaattatgttcACACTTATCAaataaaccatcggacataaggctggtaggttactaggtactgggttcacagcccagtaccagctccaaaccagagcgagttttaacgactcaatctcaattggtaggtgtaagaccactacaccctcttctgtctcactaagcccaggtagctgatgtgtgtgctcaggacagtgtgtctggaccttaattggatactgTAAGCATGAAAGTAAGttggaataaatgaatgaataaatgaacctGAGCAATAAAGTGCCCAGCTGTTTATAGGCTGTAGTGCAGCTAGTGATGATATTCCTATTACAAGTTTGTGTTCTACATGTTGAAACACTCGCAAAAAGCTTGCATTCAGTGCCACAGCACCAATCAGGTTGACGTTAAAGTAATTCGAAACACTCTGAACTGACACGAGATCTTCCGTCATTTCACACTCGAGAGTGCCTGCGTTGTGCACGATGCACGCGTGCTCAAACTCCTCAGTGTTTACGTGCAATTCATTCAAACACCTGGGCAGTAACGAATCGAACACACTCTGGTCCAGTGTTCCCTGATCAAAATACTGGGTCACACATTTCTGGCTTATCGCCTGTTTTGTATCAGACAGAGATTTATCATCTCTAGCCAACAGAATAAATACAGAGTCTTTGGTAAAGAGATTTGAAAAGTTCAAAGCAATGCTTTTGCCCAAACCACGGCTTGCACCAGTTATTATGCATACGGTTTTTCCGGAGAACATAGTTTTGCTGTTCAAGACGGTGAAGTTTtctcgctagactggttttcgCGTCCGAATGGTCAATATGCCCCGCCCACAAACACTTAGCCTATTTGTCACTGTGTAATGTTTTCGTTAGCATATTAATAGAGGTATTtcgcattcctattgcgcatgcgcgcgaagagtaacgtcccttgacaaaatagactgaaactagtctatttacaaattggggggcgtgacagacaggttgttatgggtgacttgagtagcttcataggagacttttaaactttggcaactaacatgtacatatttcgaattagatggcataatggccgtagaaaacggtccgctgaaatttacagcggaatggttcaaattaaagggacattcctgagtttgctgcattgtaagatgtttccgactaacaaaatatttctacgattaaatttacatattaaatatattttcttgtttagaataccagtgtctgtatattcaatgtgtttctgatcgtcttaatatttgtaagaagcccagactggattttgtcttcaaataacttcgtacataagaaaaaaaaaatattttaggaaataagatgaaatttaacatagtacaaatattagaacgatcagaaacacgtttaatatacagccactgatattttatgcagaaaaatatatttgatgtgtaattacaatcgttaaaaagtctctgttagtcgataacagagagagagagagagagagagag
This window contains:
- the LOC121391420 gene encoding sepiapterin reductase-like, which translates into the protein MFSGKTVCIITGASRGLGKSIALNFSNLFTKDSVFILLARDDKSLSDTKQAISQKCVTQYFDQGTLDQSVFDSLLPRCLNELHVNTEEFEHACIVHNAGTLECEMTEDLVSVQSVSNYFNVNLIGAVALNASFLRVFQHVEHKLVIGISSLAALQPINSWALYCSAKAARDMYFKHVASEYPAIRVLNYAPGPLRTDMLTKTACTESKDPQVLKVFKDLAAKALSCDTSVLKLIEILKGNKFKNGDHVDYYDE